Genomic DNA from Streptomyces venezuelae:
GGGACTCTCCGAGAAGAACGCGCGGAGCGCGTGCGGGCGGATGACGTGGGTGGTGGTTCAGCGGGAGCGGCGCGGCGCCGGTCGTGCGGGGGCTGCGGGCGGGTTCGTCGAGCGGGACGGTGCGGTGACCGCGTAGCGTCGTGCGGCGCCGCGTACGAGCTGCTGTTGCTGCTCGACGGGCAGCTGCTCGATGCCGGCCAGGCCCTGGGCGACGGCGAGACCGAAGGGTGATCCTGCGTCGAGTCCGGCGGCTTGGACGATCTGCGCGGCGGCCTCGGCTTCAGCGAGGATGCCGTAGGTACTGGGGATGCCAAGCAGGTGCTCGGCATGGTCGCGGGCGCCGTCGAGGAGTTCGGTGAGCGGGACCTCGTCGTTCAAGCAGTCCTCGACGATGTCGAGGAGGGTCAGCGTGGCCCTGTGCAGCCGGTCACGGAAGTCCGGATCGGTGAGCCAGAAGCCGTTCGGTCCCGGCGGCCGTGGCGGCGCCTGAACCGGAGTGACCGGCGGCGGTGGTCGTCGGTGGGACGGGAGCCAGCGAGGTGGTGGCATCCAGAACTCCCTTGGTGCGATGGATGGTTAGCGGGTACGAGGTGACACCCCGGCGATGGATGTGGGCCGGGCGGCAGGCCGGAGGGCCGGTTGCGATGCTGCTGGCGGCGGGAACCACAGGTGGGCGTACTGCTCGATCGCGGTACGCAGGCCCGTGCCGTCCGCGCCGTGCCACGCGGGCCCGCTGCTGTGCCAGTCGCGGATGACGGCGTAGCCGTCTCGGCCGGCCGACAGGCCGCGGGCAGCATCGCGGCGCTCGAAGGTGCCGTAGTCGGCGAAGCGGAGGATGGCGGTGTCGAGAACACCGTGGTCGGGGTGGATGACGCGCAGGCGTAGTCCGTTGTACTCGTCACGGCGGATGGTCGGAGCGAAGTCGATCCGGAGCCGCGTCGGCGCGTTCGGCTGCGGGGCCGCGTACAAGGCGTTGCCGACGACGGCGTACTGGTGGAAGGGCAGTTCGAGGACATCGTCGAAGAACTGCTGTGCGTGCAGGGCCACGTGATCCTTCTAGGACAGGGGTGCGGGAGGTCAGCGGCGGGGCCCGGAGCTGCGGGAGGGC
This window encodes:
- a CDS encoding recombinase family protein, which translates into the protein MPPPRWLPSHRRPPPPVTPVQAPPRPPGPNGFWLTDPDFRDRLHRATLTLLDIVEDCLNDEVPLTELLDGARDHAEHLLGIPSTYGILAEAEAAAQIVQAAGLDAGSPFGLAVAQGLAGIEQLPVEQQQQLVRGAARRYAVTAPSRSTNPPAAPARPAPRRSR